The window gagccccatgagactgtcacggcaaatttcgaggcccaaaaccattgcctcggaggtcgacgggagaggttttgatcgctcagggcacaaaaaggagtgcaacacgaggacttcccagggggtcacccatcctagtactactcttgcccaagcacgcttaacttcggagttctgatgggatccggtgctttagtgctggtatgatcgcactcattttgtgtgcgtcgtccctcgcctttgtgcacgtcacgGATGGCGTATCGACCATCGGGGCCAGTCGCGACGTGACGATTGGAAGTCTATGATTCTCCAACATTAAGATTTTAATTCATTCGAAGCACTAATATTAGGCTGCCATGATCCATGATATACAGGAAGATTTTTGTTGATTAAAtactaataaatatttaaataaataaataatttatctttaaaaaatCTAAGTTTTTAGTTTTTTTTGTGGAGCACCCTAATTTTGTTTTATTCTTGCAAAACGTCTTTTATTATCTAAAAAATAAGATtatctttattataatttatgtaCTGTCTTTCGAGAATCACCCTCACAATGATATTATCATTATGTCGACCTTTATTCCGTCACAATAAGGACTCCCAAGATCGTAAACCTCTCACTCCTGCCTTCCTCAATATAGGTATGAATGAGGATAAGCCCGTGGAGGAAGGAAACATGATAATATAATAACCACTACGAAGGATGAGACAAGAAAgataaagagaaagagagagagtgtCGAGGGGTTAGTAGCCATAGTGGGTGGGGCTATCTAGGGTGATGGTGAGGGAGCAATGGTGGTGGAAGTTGGTTCAAGAGAGATCATGGAGGGGACTATCATCGCACTAGTTGAGGATGAGAAATCCATTGATCGTTTTGGAGACAATGCAAATGACGATAAATTTTTTCATCACCGTGATGTAGGCGTTACCCTTCTTTTTAAAAGTAGGAAGTATTAAGCATCAGGCCACCATCTATTTCTCCTTTGAGGAGTCGATCCCATCACCTCTAACGATGACGGTGGTAGCCATAACTAAGTGACAACAATCACAAgggtaatatttttttttaaaaaaaaataagggACGTActaccaaaataaaataaaaaaagagatccTACAATTCTTAGAAATTTATCCTAAATAAATTATCAGATCGTTGTCGCATCAAATTAGCTTCCTTGCGCATGTTGGTTTGATCATTTTCCATACCGTCGGTGTGCACTACACATTCCCACGATTCGCTCAAAAATGGCCTTTGTCATATCACTGGGAATCAGTCGAAACACACAGCCTCAGATCTTTCCATCTCCTTTTCTATTCTTTTCCAATTAGTTAGCGCAGTGATTTCTATGTCAAAATCATCCATTATCCAAGTATTCCTCTTCGTCTCTCTATCATGCAAATGTCATTCTTATTGCGACATATCAATTATGTCGGGACGGTTGAGAGGACACACAGGATGAATGATGCACTGTCGATGGGTACTTTGTCTTCAGATGATCTCTAACATCATGCATGAGTGCGTCGGTGTAGTTTTTTCCTTTTACTTCAACACATTTCTAATTAGGGATAATAATTTTGTATtgatataaatttcaaaaatCAGTAGAATATGAGAAATTATTATTCAATTATCTCTACTCCAAAGCTCGTTTTGGGTCATGAAATCACTCTATTATAGGATCCATATGACTTTTCTTCGTAATGTATTCACATCGTGTGAGGAAAACGACGGGATTGGTGTTTTTATGGGTGGAGATCATATCACAttaaagttagatatggatgtatAGGAGATAAGACCCAATTTCTTCATAATGAAAAAAAGATAATTCGAGAGAAAAATCGTCCTAATCATTATGTTTTTCTACCAATGAAATTTGGTCATATAAAGATGATAGATGACAGCCATGCAAGACGGGAAAGATTTGCATCGTTCCAAAAGAGATTGAATGAAATATAATAAACATTTGAATACCGATGGCGAGATGAATTCGGATGTTGATTTGCCTATCACACTCATGGTGTAATCGTGTCATGTCATGTAAATAACAAAATTTAGGAGCATAAAACTctacttcttgttgttgttgttgttaatgtatatattttttatctttatcaaATATTCAAATTGATTAATGTATTGTCGCACAAGTAATCGATCTTAAGTTTAAATTCATgaaattttttgttcttttttaaaaTGTTTAGATTCTTTGATATGGCCACTAGTGGAAGTGAATGAAGGATGCATTTACAAATTAATGTGTATTGATAGCTCAATGCATATGAATCGATGTTtaggattattatttttaattatatctaGCTTGTATGTTAATGCTACCTCAACatgttatcattttcgaaatattAATATGAgtttttaaaatttgaaagtaCCTTatgatttatctaaaattataagattgtcaAAATGGTGTAGTGACGAGtcaacataatttttattttctataaaataagatttatttatttatttttataaattactttatatttatttatatgattatatttttatttattatatatttcgtCCACAAGAAATTTTTTATAAACTTACATACATTcatttgtttatttttatttatttacttatttaatttaaatatatatatttattttgaaaaaaaatattaaaaatattttttttaaaaaaaaataaatttatcataaaaaatatttaataaatttaaagtataattttaccaaataaaacttatattaatttatttattatttactaaatacACAAAGAATTTCACAATTGCGCATTCATTCAAATTCCTTTATTCATTTATCCattaaaaatacaaatatattctcaaactaagcctatatatatatatatatatatatatatatatacacacgcacaCAGTAGCTGGTGCTTCTCTCAGTTACTTCGGCAAACTCCATGGATGTGGAAGGCCAAAACTCCAATCACCAGAACCAGGATGCCGCTCCCCTGACGAGCAAAGGCCTGAGGAGGGTCCTCATCGTCCTCAACTGCGTCCTCTTGGCGCTCGGCAACACCGGTGGCccgctcctcctccgcctctacTTCCGCAGTGGCGGGAAGCGTCAGTGGCTCTCGAGCTGGCTCGTGACCGGCGGATGGCCTatcatcttccttcctctcctcATCACctacctccaccgccgccgccaccaaatCCGACCTGGACACATCCACCGCACCAAGCTCTTCTTCATCACCCCGCGACTCTTCCTCGCTTGCGCCTTCATCGGCGTCTTCACCGGCCTCGACGACTTCCTCTACGCCTACGGGCTGGCTTTCCTCCCCGTCTCCACCTCGGCTCTCCTCCTATCCACCCATCTGGCCTTCACGGCCTTCTTTGCCTTCCTCATAGTGAAGCAGAAGTTCACCCCGTACTCGATCAACTCGGTGGCATTGCTGACGGTCGGGGCGGCGATCTTGGGACTCCACGTAAGCTCCGACAGGCCGGACAACGTGACCAAGAGTGAGTACTACATGGGGTTCATCCTGACGCTGGGGTCGGCGGCGCTGTATGCGCTGATCCTGCCGCTGGTGCAGCTGATGTACGCCAAATCGAAGCAGGCGATCACCTACACGCTGGTGATGGAGATGCAGTTGGTGATGGGGTGCTTTGCGACGGCTTTCTGCACCGTTGGGATGCTGGTGAGCAAGGACTTCCAGGTGACCTTCTTTCACGACTGCCTGGTCGATTCCTCCGACCGAGTCTTTTCTCATGATTGATTCTGCGAGACGATATGATTTAGAGAGAAGCTGATGACGAATGCAATCACTCTGCAACTTCTCCCCTGTTTACTACTTATTAGCGATCGACCTATTTAGATCCATTTCGCTTGCTTTTCGTATGAGAAAGTACCGGCAATCTTTGTGTTGTGATTTCATCATCTTATTGAGTTGAACATGTCGCAGGCGATTCCACGTGAAGCAAGGCACTCCGAACGGGGGGAGTCTAGATACTACGCGATACTTGTTTGGAGCGCCGTCTTCTGGCAGTTCTTCTTCTTGGGCACAGTGGGTATCATCTTCTGCGTGAACACGCTGCTGGCCGCCATCCTCATCGCCGTGTTCATCCCGGTGACCGGGGTGTTGGGTGTCGTCTTCTTCGAGGAAAGCTTCAGCAGCGAGAAGGGCGTCGCTCTCGTCCTCGCACTCTGGGGTTTGGCCTCCTACTGCTACGGAGAGTACAGGCACGAAAATGATAAGAAAGACAAAGCAACACCCAGTAATCAGCTTGCTTGAACTGCTGTACTTTTGTGAGCAAAGAGATATATTAATGGCTTGCTACCTATCGATTAAAGATTGATGATGGTGTGGATGTGAAATTGGATAGACGATAAGAACTTGTCCATGAAACCTTGGAGAGTTTCGCATGTGCTTTTGGATTCATATTAGCAATTACATGAGAATCAACTCTTTTGGGGAACACTTGCAAAGGAATCAGCAGCCAAAAGGCTACTTGGGGAACAGTCACCTGAATCATTCTGTCTTGCTTTCCTTCCAACATCTGAAGCATCCTTGCGCATGCTGGTTCGATCATTTTCCATACTATCGGTGTGCACTACACATTCCCACGATTCGCTCTAAAATGGCCTTTCTCATATCACTGGGAATCAGTGGATGTTAAAGGTGATTTTGGCCAAACCTTATGAAACTATATCGAAAATGTTGGGACAATGCTTGCCTCCGACGTTTAAGTTCAAGAAAAGGTAACTTGTTAGAGAGAGCCAGAAGAGGAGGCCGCCGCCACCGAGGACGATCGCGTCTTTTGTCTCCCATTACCCAAGCGACCTTTATTTATGCTCAAATGCTTGGCCCCGAGCAGCTATTTCTCTATATATCCAGACATGAGCCTTTGGAAAGAATACCTTTTGCTTACATCACGCGCCCATTCTAATCTTCGTCCCAGCATTTACTACTGTTCAAAAGAGAGACATCAAAAATGTTTCGCTGCTATAGTCAATCGACGCCTAACATGCAATGATTATCCGTTGACAATTCCTTGGAACATCAAATACTCGATGGAGACGATAgcttgtagagagagagagataattagAATTATGTGAGGATTGAGGCTTCATAATATACATTAGAATGGTGCAAAAGAAAATAGACAGAACtatcaattttgtttttcttaaataatgttctttattgttttattattttgTAAGTATTCTTCCTCCTTTTGATACCTTTCCCTGCTCTCATCTCCACCCCATCCTGTGGCGGTGCCACCCACCCTTGGTTGCCTCCTCCATCGACCCTTTCCTTCCTCTTTAGAGATAATGAGATTTCATGGTGAGAGCATAGGATAAAGACGGTAGAAAGTGGGTGGCATCACCTTGCGATGAGATGGAGACAACTCAGGAAAAAGGATAGGACATTTACCGACACtatatagaagaaaaaaaaatgaaaaaggaacTTTTTTAGATAAATCGGCCATTAGGATTTAATAAAGTTTAGTCTATCTATCTAAATCAAACTAAAAATTTAATTACTCAAATTTGACTCCCATATCTGTTGTCTACTCCAATCCTAAAGAGTAGCGAAAATTCTTGTACCATAAGGTGCTCTTTCTCCTCTTAGATGCTTTTGTTATTGCTGCTACTTTTCTTCGTCCAACTCAATGGCAAACCTAATCAATCAACACTGCTAAGCACACACTGTCACCCTCAAGGCACAACAGACAAACACATCCAAAACAAGGCGACTTATTGGGGATGTTGGATTGGTTGGTAGCCTTCATCGAGAAAGGAAAAAGTTGTAACCTTATCCATTCGTCAGATCAGCCAGCCTTTATATTATGTATCGTTGATGGATGCTTTTTCTTCATTTTATCTAATCCTTtaactttatttttttctaatatataaaatatatatatatatatatttttatctttacactatgttatagtattttaaatAATACCCAAAAAATAGTAGTAAAAAACATTATAACACAATGTGTTTGTTTaaattatgtaaaaatattaaaacataaaaatgagagaaaaaaaaaatagggtGAGTTGTTGGTATCGTTAGATTGACAGTTGGATAGGAGAGAGAAGATAAGAGGAGAGAAAATATACGAGTATTTTTTTAATgtcaaaaatgaaaaagaaatatattttttgaaaaaaaaataaaaaaaaatggctcatgatttttatattgatataaaattcagtagAATAGGACAAATTATGATTCAATTATCTCTGCTCCAAAGCTCATGAAACTACTCTACGAAGTCTATTATAGAATCCATAGAAGTCTTCTCTATAATGCATTCAAATCAT of the Musa acuminata AAA Group cultivar baxijiao chromosome BXJ2-10, Cavendish_Baxijiao_AAA, whole genome shotgun sequence genome contains:
- the LOC103969155 gene encoding purine permease 3; the encoded protein is MDVEGQNSNHQNQDAAPLTSKGLRRVLIVLNCVLLALGNTGGPLLLRLYFRSGGKRQWLSSWLVTGGWPIIFLPLLITYLHRRRHQIRPGHIHRTKLFFITPRLFLACAFIGVFTGLDDFLYAYGLAFLPVSTSALLLSTHLAFTAFFAFLIVKQKFTPYSINSVALLTVGAAILGLHVSSDRPDNVTKSEYYMGFILTLGSAALYALILPLVQLMYAKSKQAITYTLVMEMQLVMGCFATAFCTVGMLVSKDFQAIPREARHSERGESRYYAILVWSAVFWQFFFLGTVGIIFCVNTLLAAILIAVFIPVTGVLGVVFFEESFSSEKGVALVLALWGLASYCYGEYRHENDKKDKATPSNQLA